One genomic segment of Lysobacter sp. 5GHs7-4 includes these proteins:
- a CDS encoding helix-turn-helix domain-containing protein has protein sequence MTPQQRIRLARRHAGMSQAALGAAVGVQRSAVGHWESAQGKFPSVAHLREVALITGVQFEWLATGRGKMNLSADTEMDSVAAAEALLVDDPLELRLIVAFRDTPTKSKAPLVEIAEQLAELRTGRPRATLTKGSRVVL, from the coding sequence ATGACGCCACAACAACGGATTCGGCTCGCGCGGCGCCATGCAGGCATGTCGCAAGCGGCCCTGGGCGCGGCGGTGGGCGTGCAGCGCAGCGCGGTCGGGCACTGGGAAAGCGCACAGGGCAAGTTCCCCAGCGTGGCCCATCTGCGCGAGGTCGCGCTGATCACGGGCGTGCAGTTCGAATGGCTGGCCACAGGGCGCGGCAAGATGAATTTGTCGGCGGACACCGAGATGGATTCGGTGGCCGCGGCCGAGGCCCTGCTGGTCGACGATCCCTTGGAACTGCGCTTGATCGTGGCCTTCCGCGACACCCCGACCAAGTCCAAGGCGCCGCTGGTGGAAATCGCCGAACAGCTGGCCGAGCTGCGCACCGGCCGCCCGCGCGCCACCCTCACCAAGGGCAGCCGCGTGGTGCTGTGA
- a CDS encoding co-chaperone GroES: MNLKPLYDRVVVKPIEADEISAGGIIIPDAAKEKSTKGEVVAIGEGKALDNGSLRAPKLKVGDKVIYGQYSGSSYKQDGIEYKILKEDDVFAIVG; this comes from the coding sequence ATGAATCTCAAGCCGCTCTATGACCGCGTCGTGGTCAAGCCGATCGAAGCCGACGAAATTTCCGCCGGCGGCATCATCATCCCGGACGCCGCCAAGGAAAAGTCGACCAAGGGCGAAGTCGTCGCCATCGGCGAAGGCAAGGCGCTGGACAACGGCAGCCTGCGCGCACCGAAGCTCAAGGTCGGCGACAAGGTCATCTACGGCCAGTACTCGGGCAGCTCCTACAAGCAGGACGGCATCGAATACAAGATCCTCAAGGAAGACGACGTTTTCGCGATCGTCGGCTAA
- the groL gene encoding chaperonin GroEL (60 kDa chaperone family; promotes refolding of misfolded polypeptides especially under stressful conditions; forms two stacked rings of heptamers to form a barrel-shaped 14mer; ends can be capped by GroES; misfolded proteins enter the barrel where they are refolded when GroES binds): protein MAAKEIRFGEDARAKMVRGVNVLANAVKATLGPKGRNVVLEKSFGAPTITKDGVSVAKEIELADKFENMGAQMVKEVASKTSDNAGDGTTTATVLAQALIREGMKAVAAGMNPMDLKRGIDKAVVGAVEELKKISKPSSTSKEIAQVGAISANSDADIGDLIAQAMDKVGKEGVITVEDGSGLENELDVVEGMQFDRGYLSPYFINNQQSMQAELDDPFILLHDKKISNVRDLLPVLEGVAKAGKPLLIVAEEVEGEALATLVVNTIRGIVKVCAVKAPGFGDRRKAMLEDMATLTGGTVISEEVGLQLEKATIKDLGRAKKVQVSKENTTIIDGAGDTAGIEARIKQIKAQIEETSSDYDREKLQERVAKLAGGVAVIKVGASTEIEMKEKKARVEDALHATRAAVEEGIVPGGGVALLRAKAAITGLKGANEDQNHGIQIALRAMEAPLREIVTNAGEEPSVILNKVQEGSGAFGYNAANGEYGDMLEFGILDPTKVTRTALQNAASIAGLMITTEAMVAELPKKDEPAMPGGGGMGGMGGMDF, encoded by the coding sequence ATGGCTGCCAAAGAAATTCGTTTCGGTGAGGACGCACGCGCCAAGATGGTGCGCGGCGTCAACGTGCTCGCCAATGCCGTGAAGGCCACCCTCGGCCCGAAGGGCCGTAACGTCGTGCTCGAGAAGAGCTTCGGCGCGCCGACGATCACCAAGGACGGCGTGTCCGTCGCCAAGGAGATCGAACTGGCCGACAAGTTCGAGAACATGGGCGCGCAGATGGTCAAGGAAGTCGCTTCCAAGACCTCCGACAACGCCGGCGACGGCACCACCACCGCGACCGTGCTGGCCCAGGCGCTGATCCGCGAGGGCATGAAGGCGGTCGCCGCCGGCATGAACCCGATGGACCTCAAGCGCGGCATCGACAAGGCCGTGGTCGGCGCCGTCGAAGAGCTGAAGAAGATCTCCAAGCCGTCCTCGACCAGCAAGGAAATCGCCCAGGTCGGCGCGATCTCGGCCAACTCCGACGCCGACATCGGCGACCTGATCGCCCAGGCGATGGACAAGGTCGGCAAGGAAGGCGTGATCACCGTGGAAGACGGTTCGGGCCTGGAGAACGAGCTGGACGTGGTCGAGGGCATGCAGTTCGACCGCGGCTACCTGTCGCCGTACTTCATCAACAACCAGCAGTCGATGCAGGCCGAGCTGGACGATCCGTTCATCCTGCTGCACGACAAGAAGATCTCCAACGTGCGCGACCTGCTGCCGGTGCTGGAAGGCGTCGCCAAGGCCGGTAAGCCGCTGCTGATCGTCGCCGAGGAAGTCGAAGGCGAGGCGCTGGCGACCCTGGTGGTCAACACCATCCGCGGCATCGTCAAGGTCTGCGCCGTCAAGGCGCCGGGCTTCGGCGACCGTCGCAAGGCGATGCTGGAAGACATGGCCACCCTGACCGGCGGCACCGTGATCTCCGAGGAAGTCGGCCTGCAGCTCGAGAAGGCCACCATCAAGGATCTCGGCCGCGCCAAGAAGGTGCAGGTCTCCAAGGAAAACACCACGATCATCGACGGCGCCGGCGACACCGCGGGCATCGAAGCGCGCATCAAGCAGATCAAGGCCCAGATCGAAGAGACCTCTTCGGACTACGACCGCGAGAAGCTGCAGGAGCGCGTGGCTAAGCTGGCCGGCGGCGTGGCGGTGATCAAGGTCGGCGCTTCGACCGAGATCGAGATGAAGGAAAAGAAGGCTCGCGTCGAAGACGCGCTGCACGCCACCCGCGCTGCCGTGGAAGAAGGCATCGTCCCGGGCGGCGGCGTCGCGCTGCTGCGCGCCAAAGCCGCGATCACCGGCCTGAAGGGCGCCAACGAAGACCAGAACCACGGCATCCAGATCGCCCTGCGCGCGATGGAAGCCCCGCTGCGCGAGATCGTGACCAACGCCGGCGAAGAGCCCTCGGTCATCCTCAACAAGGTGCAGGAAGGTTCGGGCGCGTTCGGTTACAACGCCGCCAACGGCGAGTACGGCGACATGCTCGAGTTCGGCATCCTGGACCCGACCAAGGTCACCCGCACCGCGCTGCAGAACGCGGCGTCGATCGCCGGTCTGATGATCACGACCGAGGCGATGGTCGCCGAGCTGCCGAAGAAGGACGAGCCGGCGATGCCGGGCGGCGGCGGCATGGGCGGCATGGGCGGTATGGATTTCTGA
- a CDS encoding alpha/beta hydrolase — translation MRSSRRFPQTIVLALAWLLLSGCAVVSVKQHKAGDAAIARRADVLSSGKLSADAATTLAAAGLDSDVCTRDPAPCAQQLRDAVPVEAWLATAAELHLARLQSDKQAQAADAPLRTQLAADAARWSYAYLFLTPRTPEQRVFESRQQRVLAIYNRAVELLAQATFEASRAQGGVGSSPVRVGELETTVVLHGFEASQLSSQPDELLASDTLGFDNLRAVYRRDGFGSSVVAVYPRPQRDPDQTQVAYRDTRYLPVTVTMRFPGDSLDAVLASRELRVDAYNPYRIDSETIAGRTVPLAANFSAAYGVWLARSDLARLSLASLLKPRQSTVFKPRVYLNQPYDPDKRVIILVHGLASSPEAWVNLANELLGDDELRDHYQVWQVFYPTNLGLLASRQSIDAALQSTFRHYDPDGNDAASHEAVLVGHSMGGVIARLLVSDSGERVLDASLASFSPEQIARLRQEPLVRGLTVFTPMPQVGRVVFMAAPHRGAGVADGWALRVVRKLIGLPFEVLRETAELAQRADVDDQALQKIGFRKGRPPTGPDDLSPTSWFMHVTEGVTMEPGLPFHTIVGHKDPAVPLAQSSDGYVPYASAHLDGAVSELAIASGHSVQETPQAIIELRRILREDERAHAKH, via the coding sequence ATGCGATCCAGCCGGCGGTTCCCCCAGACGATCGTGCTCGCCCTGGCCTGGCTGTTGCTCAGCGGCTGCGCGGTGGTCTCGGTCAAACAGCACAAGGCCGGCGATGCCGCGATCGCGCGTCGCGCCGACGTGCTCAGCAGCGGCAAGCTCAGCGCCGACGCGGCCACCACCCTGGCCGCGGCCGGCCTGGACAGCGATGTCTGCACCCGCGATCCGGCGCCCTGCGCGCAGCAACTGCGCGACGCGGTGCCGGTGGAGGCCTGGCTGGCCACCGCCGCCGAACTGCACCTGGCGCGCCTGCAATCGGACAAGCAGGCGCAGGCCGCCGACGCGCCCCTGCGCACCCAGCTCGCGGCCGATGCCGCGCGCTGGTCTTACGCCTATTTGTTCCTGACCCCGCGCACGCCCGAGCAGCGCGTGTTCGAATCGCGCCAGCAGCGTGTGCTGGCGATCTACAACCGCGCGGTCGAGCTGCTGGCCCAGGCCACCTTCGAGGCCAGCCGGGCCCAGGGCGGCGTCGGCAGTTCGCCGGTGCGGGTGGGCGAGCTCGAGACTACGGTGGTCCTGCACGGCTTCGAAGCCAGCCAGCTCAGCAGCCAGCCCGACGAACTGCTGGCCTCCGACACCCTGGGCTTCGACAACTTGCGCGCGGTGTATCGCCGCGACGGTTTCGGTTCCAGCGTGGTCGCGGTGTATCCGCGCCCGCAGCGCGATCCCGACCAGACCCAGGTCGCCTACCGCGACACCCGCTACTTGCCGGTGACCGTGACCATGCGTTTCCCGGGCGACAGCCTGGATGCGGTGTTGGCCAGCCGTGAGCTGCGCGTGGACGCGTACAACCCGTATCGGATCGACAGCGAAACCATCGCCGGGCGCACCGTGCCGCTGGCGGCGAATTTCTCAGCCGCTTACGGCGTGTGGCTGGCGCGTTCGGACTTGGCCCGGCTGAGCCTGGCCAGCCTGCTCAAGCCGCGTCAGAGCACGGTGTTCAAACCGCGCGTGTATCTCAACCAGCCTTACGATCCGGACAAGCGCGTCATCATCCTGGTGCATGGCCTGGCCAGCAGTCCCGAGGCCTGGGTCAATCTGGCCAACGAACTGCTGGGCGACGACGAGCTGCGCGATCACTACCAGGTGTGGCAGGTGTTTTATCCGACCAACCTGGGCCTGCTCGCGAGCCGGCAATCGATCGACGCCGCGCTGCAGTCCACATTCCGCCACTACGACCCGGACGGCAACGATGCCGCCAGCCACGAGGCGGTGCTGGTCGGCCACAGCATGGGCGGTGTGATCGCGCGCCTGTTGGTCAGCGACAGCGGCGAGCGCGTGCTCGATGCCAGCCTGGCCTCGTTCTCGCCCGAGCAAATCGCGCGCCTGCGCCAGGAGCCGCTGGTACGCGGTTTGACCGTGTTCACGCCGATGCCGCAGGTCGGGCGCGTGGTGTTCATGGCGGCGCCGCACCGCGGCGCGGGCGTGGCCGATGGCTGGGCCCTGCGGGTGGTGCGCAAACTGATCGGGCTGCCGTTCGAGGTGCTGCGCGAGACCGCCGAGCTGGCGCAACGCGCCGACGTCGACGATCAGGCGCTGCAGAAGATCGGTTTCCGCAAGGGCCGGCCGCCGACCGGGCCCGACGATCTGAGCCCGACTTCGTGGTTCATGCACGTCACCGAGGGCGTGACGATGGAGCCGGGCCTGCCGTTCCACACCATCGTCGGCCACAAGGACCCGGCGGTGCCGCTGGCGCAGTCCAGCGACGGCTACGTGCCGTACGCCAGCGCGCATCTGGACGGTGCGGTCTCGGAGTTGGCGATCGCTTCCGGCCACAGCGTGCAAGAGACCCCGCAGGCGATCATCGAGCTGCGCCGGATCCTGCGTGAGGACGAACGCGCGCACGCGAAGCATTGA